From Rhododendron vialii isolate Sample 1 chromosome 7a, ASM3025357v1:
TTACAGAACTGTCACATTTTGGTTGCAATATATGCCATGAATAAGCCAAGAAAGTTATTAAATGAAATAAGAAATGCTAAGTAATTGAATTATACTTGGTCACCAGTAATTAAGAGTGGCGGCTCAGCATCCTGCTTGCAGTAGTCAATGGGAAGCTTTGCTATGATGGCTTCTGCCTGATAAAAGGTTCAAAACCGTCATGTGAGTTCTTACGAGTAATATTCAAATGAGGGTGTGGAGGTAGCCCCAGGAACAGAAAGAGAACCAAGTGCAGCCATATATATCCAACTATAATCTATGAAACACAATAATCTAAGAGCACGGCATCCTATGACCATGATCACACTATAATCTAGTAGCATGGCATCCTATTACCTCTCCTACTTTTTGCAAAATATATCCTTGAGTTGTCAAAAAGTTGAACCTTTTAAGATAAACAGCTGGGATCTAAACTAAACAAAGTATGAAAATATCACGGAAATAGAGCATTATAATCTTATAGTTGGGCATGAAAGTACCAGTGAGTACATTGAAAAATACATTCACTTATCTTAAGGAAATGATATGAAGCCAGCTGCATGATCTTGTTTGTCCCCAAAGAGATCATCAGGTTACCATAGTTTGCTACATAAACCAGCATAGAAACAAGTACAGTGGGGTATGAATGGTGCTAAGAACACTCTTCTGCTTCACATCTAAAGTAGATTCCGACATTTACAAAAGCCTCGCGGTTTAGAAAATACAAAGAAGAAAGGTCATGTAGGAGattactaaaaaaacaaaatcaaatagctagcttttgatttaataaaataaaataaactaataaaaaaatcaatggcatttaaaaaaataaccaaataaACTAGTTCCTCAATATAATtttgtgaagcgaagtcccacatcgcctgggtaccaaagtaaaatgaagtatataagcctgacggcaccctcacttcaatagctagcttttggggttgagttttacccaagaccgtgtaacatgatatcagagctcGGTCATTGAGTAGGTACCAAAGTAATAAGACATATAGAAGcatgagggcaccctcacttcaataactagcttttggggttgagttctacccaaagACGGTGTAAGAACTAGCAAACCGGATGCAAAACCTCTTCAACAATAGACAACATGTAGATTCTAAATTCTTACAgtccaaaggaaaaaaaaccctacctTTGCCTCGGCAATGGCCATTACCATTTCTTCCGGCGTATTTCTTCTGATACTTTTCTCATCTATGTCTGCAGTCTAAACCAAAAGCAGAGTCAACTTTTGGTCATCTATTAAGTACGCTACAGAGAGTTGACAATAATATACCATGATTGTGAAGTCATATCCCATCTCAGCAAGTACTTTTTGACGGTGTACAGAAGAGGATCCCAAGATTATctgcaaccaaacaaacaagatATGTAACAATCTTCAATGCATAAAAGTTCTAATTTTGTTGGCATCTTCGATCATCGCGCGATGTGCGAAAGCACCCATCTGCTTTGCCCAACCTACATCGATAGTATAGGTCACGCCATCTGTACTTGTCCTATAATCTATCCATGATAACACTAAAAAATTTATCACTCTTTATGTCTGTCGAAGTTGCATTCCAGGCAATCAGTTTCAAGGTCACATTATAACTTATTTTGGATGCTTTCAATTTCTGTGTTTCACTGCACATCTCTAATTCAGTGTTGATTCTTCTTTCAGTTTCGTCCACTATGACACAATCATCTGCAAGTAGCATGGACTATGAGAGATCTACCCAAATGTCTCTAGTCAACTCATTCATAAATCATCATTACGTCAAATAAGCTAGGACTCAAGACTGATTTGGAACTCACTTAGCAAAGGGTTAAgacaatgaaaaagaaaatttatgcGCTCCATTACCATTACaagaagagattaaattctttacgcCGCCGGTGTAAAGATTTGTTTCctctaaatcaattatattgcgtcacgtcaccatgttttattgattgagaccactgttttgcaacgtggcgtaatttaattaatttggtggaaacaaatatttacaccagcagtgtaaagaatttattctttcACAAGAAAAAACCAATTAACAAGTGAAGGGGCTAGAGCTAGAAAACTGAAAACCACAAATTTGGCTCCTGGTTTTCCATACCAGTTCGGAAGAACACTTCgttttttttcagaaaccaGCCAAAGACTCCTTATTCAACTACCATATAATCTTCTGCAAGAGATAAATTCCAGGATTTGGAAACCCTTCTGGCTTCTTTCTTCTAAAAAATGGTGGAGGAGGGGCGGggggttttctttagttgcaAGAATCCCATCAAAACTGGGTTTGTCGAAAACTGTCTTGGATTACGAAAACAAACCTTGAATTTTGAAGCTGCagcctccatcttcttcttggGAAAGATACTACTGAACCCTGAACCAGTGACGAGTGCGGGATTGATTCGCAACAAAAACGAGCTTTCAAATCAACGAAACGGTGTCGCGTCGTGTTCCTCTTACTTCGCACGTTCAACATACGAACTTAGTTCTAACAACTGTTGGGGAACTTCACAGCCAATTTTCTATCTCCATCAGTTATCTTTCAATGATCTGGTACACTCACTTTTCAGATATGATCAGAAACATGATCCATGAACAAAATCATTTCGATTCAATGCACATTGGTACCTGATCTCAATCAATCTTGATgtatttttgctttttaaaatGGGTTTTGCCACACAGAATCAAAACAATTAACCCCGTTTCGTCCAACAAAACGGCGTTTGAGTCGGGGTCCTATGACTTCGCAGGTTAAACCTGGGAAGTCCTTTCAAACTACGCGGTTTCAAGTCGCGATCTTGGTTCTAAGAACTATTGGGGGACTGCACAGAAAATTTCTATCTGCACCGATCTTACCTCAATGATCTGATACATTCAGTTTGTAGATATTGTGAAAGTCATGAATCGcaaacaaaatcattttgattATGTAACGATCCGCTTcgtctttgtacaatattgtccgctttggacaCCCAAAATCCATATacttcccagtaggtcacccatccctgaaCTAGCCCAAGTTTGTGAAGTTTctatgcgctttggcccgccctcatgGCTTTAAAAGgtcttgtacaagtaggagggatctttccttataaaccatgacttgccccctcccGTCCGAACGGAGCCTGCTATCCTGCAGTACCGCTGGCTATTTCAGTTTGTGTGGAGATAGAATCTTGGCTGTGAAGTCCCCCAAGAGTTGAACTAAGTTCGCATGTTGAACCTGCGAAGTAAGAGGACCACGAAGCAACACCGtttcattgatttgaaaagttCGTTTTTGTTGCGAATCAATCTGGGCACTCTCGTCACTGGTTCAGTAGTGTCTCTCCCACCCAAGAAGAAAATGGAGGCTACAACATAAATTTAGGGCACAAAATTTTGAGAAAGTAATATTCAACGCACAAAATCCAATAAATACACTAAAAAATCCAATAAATACACTAAAAAAGGTACTCAGTTTTTTATTTACTGTATTTCTCTCTTAAGTACACACTGAAAAGACTCAACAAACTCAACTGTAAACAAAAGACTCCACAGACTTGAACTGAACAGGACTCAACAGGAGGAGAAGAAGGCACGTAGGAGCCTTGACAAGCTCAAAACGAAGTTGGAGGTTTAGAAATCAAGGCTGTCTGGAACAGTCGAAGGTTTCAAAGCCCACAACAAGAGGCTTGCACCCACTATTATTGATCCAACCGAGGCTGCCGATATTTTAAGTAATCTTCATGAGATGAAGTAAATTGAGCTCTCTGCTGAGGCAGAGATTGGTGAAATTGAGGGTGAAATGGTACCAGTCGAGCTCTTGATTAGTCAGGAGCAAATGATTGCTTTGCAGGTGGAGAGAGATTTGAGGAAGCAAACTACCATCTATGTCTCAACTAAGAACGAGGTGAGGGCTGAAGAATAGTGAGATAGGGTATGGGATATCAGTGGTGAAATCGGCTAAGGATAGATCTGCTCTAATAGTTTCTGTAGGGCCCTTGGGTTTCATCCCGCGTACCAATAAAGTATTCCAGTCTGGAGTCAGACAAGAAGTAAAtaaaagtaagtaaataaaagTAACATGTTTGAGTCATTTTTTAGTCAGTAGTGTACTGTTGAGTCTTGTTGACTCAACATTACATGACTCAACAGATGATTCAACAAGACTCAACAGTACATGACTGACTAAAAAATGACTCAAAcatgttatttttatttactgCTTCTCTGACTCCTAATTGGAATACTCTACTAGTACACGGGATGAAACCCTACGGCCCTACAGAAACTAATTAGAGTAGATCTATCCTTTGCCGATTTCACCACGGACAGCCCATACCCTATTCCACTATTCTTCAAAACCCTCACCTTTTCTTAGTTGAGACACAGATGGTAGTTTGCTTCCTCAAATCTCTCTCCACCTACAAAGAAATCATCTACTCTTGACTAATTAGGAGCTCGACTGGTGCCATATCACCAATCTCTACCTCAGTAAAGAGCTCAATTTGCTTCATCTCATGACAATTACTTAAAAGCCTCAGTTGGATCGATAACAGTGGGTGCAAGCCTCTTGTTGTGGGCTTTGAAAACTTCGACTGTTCCAGACAGCCTTGATTTCTAAACCTCTAACTTCGTTTTGAGCTTGTCAAGGCTCCTACGCGCCTTCTTCTCCTCTTGTTGAGTCCTGTTCAGTTCAAGTCTGTGGAGTCTTTTGTTTACAGTTGAGTTTGTTGAGTCTTTTCAATGTGTACTTAAGAGAGAAATACAGTAAATAAAAAACTGAGTACCTTTTTTAGTGTATTTATTGGATTTTTTAGTGTATTTATTGGATTTTGTGCGTTGAATATTACTTTCTCAAATTTTTGTGCCCTAAATTTATGTTGTagcctccatcttcttcttggGTGGGAGAGACACTACTGAACCAGTGACGAGAGTGCCCAGATTGATTCGCAACAAAAACGaacttttcaaatcaatgaaaCTGTGTTGCGTCGTGGTCCTCTTACTTCGCAGATTCAACATGCGAACTTAGTTCAACTCTTGGGGGACTTCACAACCAATTTTCTATCTCCATCAATCATCTTTCAATGATCTAATACACTCACTTTGCAGATATGATCAGAAACATGATCCATGAACAAAATACAACTTGAATTCATAACATTCagtgttaaggaaatgaattccacattgcttgggaatggaatgggtgatcacttaataacattagggacctctccactcattgccaattgattttgagataaacataaagtttccacatggtatcaaagcgggactcgttccaccccacattttataaaattcacaatccacatctcgcgatgacagaccagcgaaaaggctgcacgatgataggacccaaaaagtggccacacgtgacagacctcgaacgcggctgcacgtgaggggggatattaaggaaataaatcccacattgcttgggagtgaaatgagtgataacttaataacatctgggatctctccacttattgccaattggttttgagatgaacATAAAGTTTTCACCCATTATctcgttcacatgggctccgacaatgtcCGGATTTGTCTACGgcaagtattttaccaatctaaattgtcttttttattgtttgaaaataagagcagtgcccggactggttacgagttCTATGAActctacgaccgtacctccttttCAATGAACAGTTATTTCGTAAGTTTAGTTAAATCTCATTCAAAACGACAAAATGGTGGCTatctaagagccagtttaatcagtaacaacccaaatttttagtcagcacacatcaccgtctctgtggattcgacttcgGACTTAACGGATATTATACTACGTGAcccaaggatgggatcagggggggTCTAGTAGCGGTGACTGCCACgataagaattttaaaaaatgcaattattatatatcaaaaaaaatttatgcccaacttatataatctcgccaccactaaatttttttagtatacatttcgccactgctagagtaaaatcctggttccgtccttgacTACGTCAGTCTCCGTCCTACTCTTGAAACAACCCaatattttaaaactaaaaaatcgtcaagcatttttggagGTTCAAAATTGTAACTATTGCAAATGTTTTCTACCTTTGTCGTGGCAATGGCCCCCACCATTTCTTCCGGCGTATCATTTATCATACTCTTGTCATTTATGTCTGCAGTCTAAACTAAAAGCAGAGTCAACTTTTTGAAATCTACGAAACACATCTCAGAGAGATGACAATCAGTCAATGACCAAGAAAATGTGTGCGCTCCATTACCAATACTGCAATACAAGAAAAACCAATTAACAAGTGAAGGGTCTGTTGGGGGAAGAGGGCCCAAATGCACACAAATATCACCCAAAAAAACAGTCTTAAACTGAGGAAAAATCACAGCAGAAATGCAGCACACACAGGGGCGGATCCAATTAAGGCACAGGcgggtcacgtgacccacctGAAATTAGCcggattttttttgtgtgaaccCGAAAAGaagtaatatatattaaaataccCGAAATATGTTAAAATGAAAACTATGTTCAAGTACTACCACAATTCCAACATAACGCATGCTACCTATTTCATCAATAAAAGTATAGGAGTAACAAATTATCAAGTACAAATACAGAAAACACcaatctatttttatttttggttctcGTTATATTATTTCACGTTCTTGTTATATTGGATTGTGAGAATctttatactccctctgtcccgccttgttcggttgtgagtttggaaaatttttgggtttgatttttggataatgaaggaggagagaaaatagggtaataattggggATAATGGTAAtgaatagagagagatagagagagaaatgagattaatgattggatATAGAGATAATGAGtgggagagaaatgaaagtaatgattaaaaatataggtaataagtggagatgggtttgaaattttttttccaaacccacaaccgaacaagggcATATAAATATTCGGCACgcaaattttggttttttaaaagatgcattttttttattaaaaaaaattcaacatttttcacaacttgaaagaactcatcgatatctatagatttttgaaaaaaatttaacgaataaaatgcatctttttagaGACTTAGGTTTGCGGTCTGAACAGTTATTCAGGGACGGTGGGAGTAAAATTTATGCTCGAAAAGTGACCCATCTATGCGAAAtttctggatccgccactgAACACACAAACTGAAATTTTGTAGCACCCAAACACCAACCGAAACGAGCAAATATCACAAAGGAAAAAACAGGGATTGAGAGGCAGCAGAAAGGCACTTATCTGGGCATCAAATTTCTGAAACTTCTTCACTAATTAAGAGCTTTTCAAAGCTTTATCCTTCAATGCACACGAGCACGCAAAAAACccactttttttctcttctctgttTCTCacgtttttttacttttctcttaCAAAGACAAAGACACACACCACTGGATATTTCTAGTACTTCTAGAACCACTTTTTAACATATTACATTAAGGGGGTGTTTCACACTctaaaaaaaggaatttttaaaaaagaaaagtaattttaagtttaaaaatcatATGtgtacgcaaataatttttctatcaatataaatcttgtttgatagatcatCTATTaaatggtacaaaaaaaatttaaaaattatttctcattttcattatatttaaacttaaaattacattcttttaaaaaaaaaagatttaaaaagatAACGGAATGAGGCCTAAGTACAAAAGTATAAAGACATTACATAAAAGCCCCCAAAAGTAAAACAAGGAAATATCAAAATTGGGTTTACATATTTCTAACAGGGTCTGGGCAGAAAACCACATATTTGGCTCCTCGTTTTCCTAAACAGTTATGAAgaacactttttctttttttctttttttttaatcagaaacCAGCCAAAAACTCCTTATTCAACTACCATACGatttatattcaaaaaaaactaccatacgatttttggcaaaaaaaaaaaaaaaaactaccataCGATCTTCTGGAAGAGATAAACTCGAGGATTTGGAAACCCTTTCTGGCTTCTTTCttctaaaataatgggttgttCTTAATAAAAAGTCCCccgaagaaaggaaaaaaagaaagaagggtttTTCTTTAATTACAAGAATCCAAACAAAACTGGGTTCGTCGGAAACCCTTGTGAATGAAATAGCCAAGAACAATCcagtccaaaaaaaagaaaaaaaaaaactgttttggagTTACGAAAACAAACCTTGAATTGTGAAGCTGTAGCCTCCATCGTCTTGACTCTTGAGAGAGATGCTTCTGAGTACTGAACCAGCGACAAGCGCAACAAAACGAGCTCTTGCATCAACGAAACGAGGTGGAGCCGGGGTCCTCTTACTTCGCAGGTTCAAAATGCGATCTTAGTTCTAAGAACTCCCACGCGACTGCACAGAGAATTTCTATCTCCATCGATCATCATTCAATGATCTGATACACTCATTTTGCAGATACAATCATAATAATTGTCCTTGAACCGAATCATCTGATTCAATGCACATTAGTACCTGATCTTAACGAGTCTTGAATGTATTTTTGCTTTCTAAAATGAGTTCGGCCGGCgtttttgcggatcaaaaaaataaaatgggttCGGCCACACAGAATCAAAACAATCAAACCCCGTTTCGTGCCTGCGAGCTTTTATCAACAAAACGGCGTCGTGGTCCTTCAATTTCGCAGGTTGAACATGCGAAGCTTATTTAAACTATGAATCTCAAGACGCGATCTTAGTTTAAAAATCATATGtgtacgcaaataatttttctatcaatataaatcttgtttgatagatcatCTATTaaatggtacaaaaaaaatttaaaaattatttctcattttcattatatttaaacttaaaattacattcttttaaaaaaaaaagatttaaaaagatAACGGAATGAGGCCTAAGTACAAAAGTATAAAGACATTACATAAAAGCCCCCAAAAGTAAAACAAGGAAATATCAAAATTGGGTTTACATATTTCTAACAGGGTCTGGGCAGAAAACCACATATTTGGCTCCTCGTTTTCCTAAACAGTTACGAAgaacactttttctttttttctttttttttaatcagaaacCAGCCAAAAACTCCTTATTCAACTACCATACGatttatattcaaaaaaaactaccatacgatttttggcaaaaaaaaaaaaaaaaactaccataCGATCTTCTGGAAGAGATAAACTCGAGGATTTGGAAACCCTTTCTGGCTTCTTTCttctaaaataatgggttgttCTTAATAAAAAGTCCCccgaagaaaggaaaaaaagaaagaagggtttTTCTTTAATTACAAGAATCCAAACAAAACTGGGTTCGTCGGAAACCCTTGTGAATGAAATAGCCAAGAACAATCcagtccaaaaaaaagaaaaaaaaaactgttttggatTACGAAAACAAACCTTGAATTGTGAAGCTGTAGCCTCCATCGTCTTGACTCTTGAGAGAGATGCTTCTGAGTACTGAACCAGCGACAAGCGCAACAAAACGAGCTCTTGCATCAACGAAACGAGGTGGAGCCGGGGTCCTCTTACTTCGCAGGTTCAAAATGCGATCTTAGTTCTAAGAACTCCCACGCGACTGCACAGAGAATTTCTATCTCCATCGATCATCATTCAATGATCTGATACACTCATTTTGCAGATACAATCATAATAATTGTCCTTGAACCGAATCATCTGATTCAATGCACATTAGTACCTGATCTTAACGAGTCTTGAATGTATTTTTGCTTTCTAAAATGGGTTCGGCCGGCgtttttgcggatcaaaaaaataaaatgggttCGGCCACACAGAATCAAAACAATCAAACCCCGTTTCGGGCCTGCGAGCTTTTAAAATCAACAAAACGGCGTCGTGGTCCTTCAATTTCGCAGGTTGAACATGCGAAGCTTATTGAAACTATGAATCTCAAGACGCGATCTTAGTTCTGAGAACTCTTGGGGAATTGCACAGGAAATTTCTATCTGCACCGATCATACATCAATGATCTGATACATTCAGTTTGTAGATATTGTTAAAATCATGAATCttgaacagattttttttttatcagatgcAAATTGGTACCCGATTTTGATGATTCTtaacttaattttgttttctaaaatgGGTTTCCCCGCACACAATCAAAACCATGAACCCCGTAACGCTGTCTTTAGGCCTTTCCCTTCGGATACTGCACGGCTTTTTTTGGGCCCTTCATTGGGCCCATTTCTGAAATGTGAGTGGGCTATTCATTTTTTGTAAGCCCGTTGTGAACGTCAATCAtgctaaaatttttattaaCCGGATGTCGACTAATGCATTCCGACTTTCGAGCAGTTGTTGATCTGAATTTGATTAATACTTCATCCGtcctaatttacttgtcccTAGTTCCATTtcaaccggataaaaaattagttatatctttatattggtaataaattttatatccaattaatatggatcttatttgatagatctcgatttgtttcataatacaatatttttaaaatcacataaaacattgtaaattataagatataatcaattgaaaagtgacaaacTTTGAAAAGTGAATTAAATTAGGACAGAGAGTATAAACTTTTGGCATCGTTGATATATATTCTCAATAagcttcaaaaaataaacagtcTTAGCTAGTAAAGTGGACTCAACGAGAAAAATAAATAGTCCCCAACTGCATAGTTTCTCCGAGATCTCATGTCGAAGATAAAAAACCAAGATTAATATTTAACAAACatggtaattttttaaaagatgaaATTTGAATGTGAGAAGAAgttcaatatatatattttttaatgtagAGTCCGCCGTGAACATTAACCATCTTAAAAATCACATCAACTAGATCTTGACAAATGCTTTATTAGTTTCATAGAAACCGGTTTCATGTACTAGGTCAAACCTATTTGTACTGCGCCAAGCCCACTAACAACCAGGTGTCCAAACAAGTCCAATTGGcaaaatccaaaaatggaaGCCTTTCATCTTGTAATTTTTAATGTTACAGAGGCCAATCTCGgtcattcaaaagtgttttggacgatccagattATAGACAAACTATTAACGGTAAGAgatatttattaccggtcaaatattaaaaacatatctcaaccattgattgccaaaACGGACACTTGAGATTGTGCATATTTCGTGAACAGCTTATTCACGGCTCCCCTGTGAATACGTTTCTCTCTATCTATATACaggtttaggttttttttttggtgcaacaGAATAGAGAGGTAGGAATcctttattgttgttgttttcctCTATTCTTGGTAATTCGATAGTTCCATTTTATAGAAATTGAAAACACCTATGGATGAAACAAGGTCAAAAAACCAATGGACAAGACCCCAAAGCATATCATACATCTTCATTAGATAATGTATTACAGTAGCAACCAGTTTTAGAGAGTATACACAGTTTACACAACATAACCACTTTTGAGCAATCCATGAGATAACTCTGCATCTGCTCGCGATACGGGATTCACCCCTAGTGTATAAATAGCTGCAACTTCTTCTCCATCGGAGCTTTCGATTCTTCAGAAGCCTGCTGATagcgaaaagaaaaaatagggaGAGGACAAACAAACGCATGCATTAATCTTTTAAGAAAATGTGATGTATATGCAAAAGGCCAGATTATCTATCTCCACTCCACTGACAGAGATACAGGAGAGAGCAAATATGAATGTGGTGGCGTTTTGACGCTTCAATGGGTGATCCCTCGAGACAATAGCTAggccaaaattttaaaactacCTGTAATGAAGGTTGACAGATCGAGCTTTCTGGCGTAGGACCACGTTCGTGTGATCTAAAACAGGCAGGATTAGATTCATGGGGTTTCTTTTGCGATGTTGAGCAGAGTACGATAAATCGTTTAAGCCATTATATTAGGTTTACTTAAAGGGTATCAGTGACTGGTCTTGATGTGCACAGCAAAATGAAAAGGGTAGCGACCTCAACTGGCTGATTACGTCGCAAAATACATTTCGAAAATTGGAATATCTGCTTCAACCTAGGAGTTATAAATGTTTTTAGTTTgtaaaaaatttgtcgactttTATCTGTGTTTTCAAGTGAGAATCTGTTTTATTTCATAAAATTTGTCTCTATACTCGAGTAGTCATTCGATTCtgctttcttttcctatttctcTTTACAGTAATGACTGCCAACAAGAATGAACTCAAACAGCTAGCAATGGATGGAGATTACGTGTATTTTATCATATAATGAATAGGAGAATTACCACCGTACTTCCTTCGTTCATTTCCCATGACCCTGCCATTGCTCCCGGTGGACCTGTAATTGGGTAGAGGCACTTGGTCGGATTCTATTTTCTTGATGTCCTTCTCAAGTATCTCATAATGCCACTTCACTTCCTCCACCGACTTCCCTCCCACCGCCCTGGCT
This genomic window contains:
- the LOC131334550 gene encoding protein RADIALIS-like 4; the protein is MASNSISSSWTLRQNKKFEEALAFYDKETPDRWQNIARAVGGKSVEEVKWHYEILEKDIKKIESDQVPLPNYRSTGSNGRVMGNERRKYGGF